The sequence below is a genomic window from Pseudomonas cannabina.
GCCACTGGGATTCGCGCTGTTCGTCGATATGATCCAGACGGGCATTCCATTCGATGTCCAGCTCGCTGAGCCAGCCAGCGAGTGTCGGCAGGTCGTGGGTGCTGGTGGTTGCCAGCGCCTGATCGGACCAGTCGAGGATCGGTTTGAACTGGCCGTTGTTCTGTTCGAACAACAGCACGCGCATGCCGAGAATGGAGCGCGCGATCAGCTTGTCGCTCAGGCCTTCGGGCACCGTGCCCAGGTCTTCACCCAGCACGATTGCCTTGTGGCGCCACGATTCGAGGCTTAACAGGCGCAGCATGTCGTCGAGCGGGAAATTCAGGTAGGCGCCTTCACTGGGCGGCGAACCCATCGGGATCACCCACAGGCGTTGCAGGCCCATGACGTGGTCGATGCGCAGGCCGCCAGCGTGGGCGAAGTTGGCCCGCAGCATCTCGATGAAGGCACGAAAACCGTTGCGCTTGAGCCCGTCCGGGGAAAAGGCAGAGATCCCCCAGCTTTGTCCGGCGCGTTTGAGGATGTCCGGTGGTGCGCCGACGGTCAGTGCTGATAGCAGTTCATCCTGACGACTCCACGCCTGACTGCCAGCGCCATCGGCACCGACTGCCAGATCGGCGATCAGACCCACGCGCATGCCGCTGCTGCGGGCGGCGTCCTGAGCGCGTTTGAGGCTGCGGTCGATCAGCCACTGGGCAAACGCATGGAAGCTGATTTGTGCGCTGTGACTGGCGGCAAAATCGGCAACGGCCTTGCCACGCGGGTCCTTGAATGGCTCTGGCCATTCATGCCAATTATCACCGATACCGAGCTCGGCGGATGCTGCGCGCAGCGCTTCGAAGCGGCAATGATTCTCCAGCGCCTCGCCGCCACTGTGGCGAAAGCTGTTGAAGTCTTCATGCAGTGGATGAGCCGCCTTGCTGAACGCTTCGTAAAGCGCATGCAACGCTTTCCATTTGGCATTGGCGGCGGCTGGCCAGTCGATCAGTTGCAGCGTTTCCAGGCGTTTCATCTCGTCGCCAACGCCCGCCTGTTCGATTGCTTCGCGCCAGGCACGCTCGCCGAGAATCGCCCCCGGCGACGCATACAGGCTGTTCAGAAACAAGCGGCTGGACGGCGAATAGGGGCTGTAACGGTGTGGATCGTTGGCGAACATCGCGTGAATAGGGCTGATGCCGATTGCATCAGCACCTCGCTCTCCGGCAGCGCGTACCAGCGTCTCAAGTGCTTCGGTGTCGCCAAAGCCGCCGTCGCCGTTACGGCGCAGGCTATACAGTTGGGCGGTCAGGCCCCAGCCGCGCGGCACATCGGCTTCGGTGGCCATGGCCATGCTGAAACAGGTTTTCGGCGCAACTGCGATAGTCAGATGCTGCCCGGCGATTTCGAGCTGTTGATAGCCGGGCGGCGCGAGTGCAGGCAGTTCGCCTGACGCAGTCAGCCTGGCATCCAGCGATGAACCGTCTTCAAGATGCAGTGTGAAGGGCGTCTCTGGCGCAAACCACGCCGACATATCAAGATTGCTGTCCAGATCGACAGTCAGCAGCGGCGGGGCGCTGGCAGCGTGGCGCTCGGTTTGCAGGCATTGCAGGCTGGCGTCTATCGCTTCGCCATTTTCAGCAGAAAAACCCAGTGCTTCCAGAACCTTGCGCAAGACATCAGGGCTGACGGTCTGAGGCCGAGCGTTGGCGTCGACCCAATGCACCGACAGGCCGGCTGCGGTCGCAAGCCTTTCCAATTGCTCATTGTTCATCCTGTTCCTCCAGAACATCACGTGCTGTCAGACTGACAATGGCCGTGTAAGGATTGAGGATGCCATCAGATGAAAGTTCGGACGATTTTTCGGCGCTGGAGAAAATCAGCCGTGCCTTGCGCTGCGGCTGGGTGGCAACCGCCTGCTCGCTGAGGTTCAGATCAATGCGCAGCACGCTGTCGTCGCCCAGCGTCCAGCGTGCACTGACGGCCTTGTCACCGAGGATGTCGGTTTTCAGGAACCGCGCGCCCTGCAGGCGAGGCACGATTTCCTGATGCCGCAAGGCCAGCAATCGTGTGTAGAACTCAAGCCAGTTGCGGTGGTTTGCAGCTTTGTCGGTGTCCATATCGAAGGCCGCGAAATCCGGGCGCGATGCCTCGAATGTCTTGATGTCGTTCGGGTCAGGAATGTGCTCGCGTTTTTCCGGGTCGGCGAAGGCCGCAAAGTCGGCAAACTCCTTGCGGCGGCCTTCACGCACCAGATCGGCCAGTTCGCCATGGTGACTGGTAAAAAACAGAAACGGCTCGCTGGCCGCCCACTCGTCACCCATGAACATCAGGGGAATCATGGGCGAGAGCAGCAGCAGGGCGGTCGCGGCCTTGAGTGCTTCCGTGGAGCACAGTTGCGGCAGGCGTTCGCCCAGCGCGCGATTGCCGATCTGGTCATGGTTTTGCAGGAACAGCACGAACGCGCTAGGCGGCAGGTGGCCGCTGGGCTCGCCACGGGTGTGGCCATGGCGGGTCGGTTCGCCCTGATAGACGAAACCTTCACTGAGCAGACGCGCAAGCTTTTGCGTCGGTTCTCTGGCGAAATCCGAGTAGTACGCATCGGTTTCACCGGTCAGCAGCACGTGAAGCGTATTGTGCCCGTCGTCGTCCCACTGCGCATCGAAGCCCTTGTCGAGGTGTCTGGCCTGGTTGAACTCGTTTTCCAGGTTCAGCCAGACGTGACGCGATGGCTCGATCTGCGCGCGTACGCGTTGGGCGAACGCCGGAAGAAATGTCTCGTCACGAATGGCGTGTACGGCATCCATGCGCAGCCCGTCGAAGCGGTATTCGAGCAGCCACATCAGCGCGTTGTCGACGAAGTAGTCCCGCACTTGCGGGCGACGAAAATCGATGGCATCGCCCCATGGCGTGTGCAGGTCGCTGCGGAAAAACTCTTTGGCGTAACTGCCGAGGTAGTTGCCATCCGGGCCGAAGTGGTTGTAGACCACGTCCAGAATCACCATCAGGCCATGTTCGTGGGCGGTATCGATCAGGTGTTTGAGCTGTTCAGGCGTGCCGTAGGATGACTGCGGAGCATATGGCAGCACGCCGTCGTAGCCCCAATTGCGATCACCCGGGAACTGCGCCAGTGGCATCAGCTCGATTGCCGTGATGCCAAGGGCTACGAGACGCGGCAGGTGTTGTTCGACGCCTGCGTAGCCACCCATGGCACCCACGTGCAGTTCATAGATGACTGCCTCGTGCCAAGGGCGACCTTTCCATTCGGTGTTTTGCCAGGAATAGGCGGGATCAACCACGACGCTGTGCGCATGTACATCGCCAGCCTGCGCGCGCGAGGCCGGGTCGGGTACTTCCAGCTCATGATTGATCTTGAAGCGATATCGAGTGCCTGCCTTGCAGCTTGCGTCGACAACGAACCAGCCTTCAGGCTGAGGCAGCATGGCCAGCGACTGGCCATCCTGCAATTCGACACTGACGTATTCGGCATCCGGCGCCCAGAGGGCAAAGCGGGTGTGATCAGAATCCAGTAAAACGGCGCCGTGGCGCCAGTTATCGTCTGTACGCAGTGGCATCCATTGATCCTTTTCCTAGTAATGAGTCGAAACGCCCACGTTTTTCTTCAGCAAGTCGCGGTAGAGTTCTGCGTAAGGCTCCACTGCCTGGTGCCAGTTGAACGGGGCGGCCATGGCGCGGCAGCGCATGGCGTTGAATAATTCCGGGTGGGAAAACACATTGAAGGCGCGGTTCAGCGCTTCCATGTAGCTTTCGACCGTGGATTCGTTGAACAGGAAGCCGGTCACGCCATCTTCGATGGTGTCAGCCAGGCCGCCGGTATTGCGGGCAATCGGCAGCGAGCCGAAGCGCTGCGCATACATCTGGCTCAAGCCGCAAGGCTCGTAGCGCGACGGCATCAGCAGGAAATCACCGCCGGCGAACATGCGCCGCGCATCGGTCTCGTTGAAACCGACACGAACGCCGATACGGCCAGGGAAGCGCGCAGCCAGCTCACGCATGGCCTCTTCTTCTTCGGGCTCGCCGCGACCAATAATCGCAATCTGCCCGCCGCTGTTGACGATGTGCTCGGCAACACCAATGGTCAGATCCAGACCCTTCTGATAAACCAGACGCGAAACCACCGCGAATAACGGGCCGGTGGACTCATCCAGTTCGAACAGTTCACGGACGTGATCGGCATTGATCTCCTTGCGCGTCCATTCGTTTGGCGCGAAATGGCAGATGAGGTGTTCATCGGTCGCTGCATCCCAGCTTTCATCGATGCCGTTGGGAATGCCACTCAGCTGGCCCTTCTTCGCCTTGCTCTGCAAAAAGCCCTCAAGCCCGCAGCCAAATTCCGGTGTGGTGATTTCCCGAGCGTAAGTGGCGCTGACTGTGGTGATGTGGCTGGCATAAGCCATACCGGCCTTGATGAACGACAACTGGCCGTAAAATTCCATGCCTTCCGGGTGGATGGCTTCATCCGGAATGCCCAGCTCGCGACTCGACGCAGTGCTGACCGTGCCTTGATAGGCAAGGTTGTGAATGGTGAAGATGCTCGGCGTGGACTGCCCGCGCCAGCGCATGTAGGCGGGCGCCAGGCCGGCTGGCCAGTCGTGGGCGTGAACCAGCTCGGGGCACCACTGGCTTTTCACTTCGCCAGCGGCAAATTCTGCAGCGGCAAGGCCGAGGCGCGCGAATCGAATATGGTTATCGGACCAGTCCCGGCCTTCGCTGTCCGCATACGGCGTGCCTTCGCGTTCATACAGCTCAGGGCAGATCAGCACGTAAATCACCAAGCCATCTTTCATGTCCATGCGGCCCACCTTGCATGGTGGAAGCGCGGCATGGCCACCCAGCTGACTGATGATATGAATCGGGTTACCGCTATTGATAACTTGCGGATAGCCGGGGATCAGAACCCGGACGTCGTGCAGATGACGCATGGCGCGTGGCAGCGCAGCGGACACATCGCCCAGCCCACCGGTTTTCACCAGATCAGCCAGCTCGGAGGTCACGAACAGCACTTTGCGCCTGTTGACCTGAGACATGGTCTGTTGGGTCGATGCAGGCGGCATTTGCAACACAGGTAAATTAGTAGTCGCAAAAACCGGCAGATGAGTCAGCTCGCCGACCGGCTGGTTAAAACTCTCTCCCTTCTGGGTTTTGACAGCGGCGCTAATCATCGTTTTTCCCCTTAAAACAGTTTTGGTGCATCACTTGATTTTTATTGGCCATTTCCTATGGCCGGGTACACATACGTGCACTACGCAAGATCGATACCCGTTCGGATCATGCGTAGTGACAAAGCGGTGTGATGTCGCCATAACCGGATGTCAGCCAATAGCATAGATGCTCTATTCACCTGACCCAGGTGTTTTAGAGAAGTTTCCACTTTTTTATGCGCAAATGTCTGGCCTGCGGCGTTGCGCCCGTCGGACAGCCGGCTACAGACGCCTGCCGCTATGCCGTTGCGCGTTTAAGGGGCAAAAATCTGCACGCTATCAGCGCATGACCGGCCGTCGGATCGTTTGACTATCCTGTCTCCGGGCGCTTCCCTGACGCTGCCGCATGCCTGGTTATATCGCGTTTCGATCTCAATCAGTGCGATGCGCCTTTTCGCGGTGCATTTGAAGCGCTGTCTACGTGCATCATGGGAAATTTCCTACATCCGTGCTGAAACAATTTAAGGTGAGGCAGGATAGAATCGATTTGTGCTGCCCACGGGAACCGCCCTGGCCTCACTGAATCATGCTGTTTTGAATAGTTGACGAGGATGGAAATGGAAGCCCCTGAGGTACTGGTATTGCAAGCGAGCTACACAAACCCCGTGCATGCCGATGCAATCGGTTTTGTCCTGAATGAATACTCACTGGATGCCATGGGCACGGGGCGGCCTCTTTCAGCCGACACTCGTCAGCAATTGGCCATCGAGCTGGCAAAACGCCCGCACGCGTTCAGTGTGCTGGCGTTCGTTTCCGGTGAGCCGGTAGGGCTGATCAACTGTTTCGAAGGGTTTTCAACGTTTGCCTGTCGGCCGTTAGTCAATATTCATGACGTGGCGGTCATTTCAAAGTACCGGGGTCTGGGTATCAGCCAGAAGATGCTGACCAAGGTCGAAGAGATCGCACGCCAGCGCGGTTGCTGCAAGCTGACACTGGAAGTGCTCGAGGGTAATGAGGTTGCGCAGGGTGCTTACAGGAAGATGGGCTTCGACAGTTATCAGTTGAATCCGGAAATGGGCCGGGCGATGTTCTGGCAGAAGGCGCTCTGATCGCGCGCCGGAACTCAAGGGCATGACGGGCATCTGCCGGGTGCGCGGGTTCGGCCTGGAGAAAAGGCGTTTATATAAAGGCGGATCGATCGAGGAGGGCGGATCAAGCGGGCAAGCCAGCGTATCGGGCTTGCCACGGTGCGGTCTAAATCGTTTTTACGTTGCTGTCAGGCGTGAAGCATTGCGCCGGGCGCAGACAGCTGGGCTTGCTGCAGCATTCCGCTCAAATGGGCGACCTTTCGCTGCAACTGCTCGCGCCCTTCTTTCAAGGCACGCAGCTCGTCGCGACGGATAGTGACATACAGGGTTTGTGGTGCAACCGGTGGTAGTACAGTGCCCATTGCTCACCTCGCAAATGGCGGATTCAACCTCAGAAAGGTCCTGAGCAATGACGTTCAATCCCTGAGTGCCGCTGCTTACCTCTCTATCGGCTACGATTCTGAATTCTTTTGCGCTTTTTTGGAACTTTTTTATTTTTAATGGTCGCGAGTGCTCGCCGATCACGCCAAAATGCACCGACTGAGGGCGTTGACGCCATCACTTGCTTTATAGGGAATCGACTATAAGGGAACCGACGTTCCGCCTCGCTTGACTAACCTGCATGCTCATAACCTGTCGAAGCGCTGTCAGTCAGGTGAGGCACCTTTTTACGAGTTAAGGAGCACCTTCATGCAACTTGGGATTATTGGACTGGGCCGCATGGGCGGCAATATCGCACGGCGTCTGATGCTGGATGGTCACACTACCGTGGTGTACGACCGTGATGAAGCATCACGCAGCGCCCTGGCCAATGACGGAGCGACCGCCGTCGCCGATCTGGCAGAAATGGTCGCCGCTCTGGCGAAACCCCGCGCTATCTGGGTAATGCTCCCGGCAGGCGCTCCGACCGAAGACACCATTCAGATGCTCAGCCAGGTGCTCGAGGCCGATGATGTGATCATCGATGGCGGTAACACCTTTTATAAGGATGACATTCGCCGTGCTCAGGAGCTGACCGAAAAAGGTCTGCACTACGTTGATGTCGGCACTTCCGGCGGCGTCTGGGGGCTGGAGCGTGGCTATTGCATGATGATCGGTGGTGAAGACGCCATCGTGCGTCGTCTCGACCCGCTGTTCGCAACGCTGGCGCCCGGCCTGGGTTCCATCGAGCGCACCAAGGGTCGCGTCTCCGACGATGATCGCGCCGAACGTGGCTATATTCATTCCGGCCCCGCGGGCTCCGGCCATTTCGTGAAGATGATTCACAATGGTATCGAGTACGGCATGATGCAGGCATTCGCCGAGGGCTTTGACCTTCTCAAGCAGAAGAATTCCGAACACCTGCCGCCTGAGCAGCGTTTCGATCTGAATACCGCCGACATTGCCGAAGTCTGGCGGCGTGGCAGCGTGGTTTCGTCCTGGCTGCTGGACCTGGCCGCCGATGCGCTGGCCACCGATCCGCAACTGGACGCTTTCTCCGGCTCGGTTGCCGACAGTGGTGAGGGGCGCTGGACCATCGAGGCCGCCATCGAGCAGGCCGTGCCGGTCCCGGTACTCTCCAGCGCGTTGTTCGCACGCTTTCGTTCGCGTCAGACCAGTTCGTATGCAGACAAGATGCTGTCGGCGATGCGCTTCGGATTCGGTGGCCACAAGGAACCTAAATAATGGGCCTGTCGCGTGGCACCGCCAATCAGACACCGGAAGTGGCGCCGCCCACGACCCTGTTCCTGTTCGGCGCCCATGGCGATCTGGTCAAGCGTCTGCTGATGCCGGCGCTTTACAACCTGTCACGCGACGGTCTGGTGGACGAAGGTCTGCATATTGTCGGGGTCGATCACAACGCGATCAGCGACGCCGACTTCGCGAAAAAGCTGGAAAACTTCATTCGTGAAGAAGCTGCCGGCAAAGTCGCCAGCGGTGGCAAGGAACCTCTTGATCCGGCACTGTGGAGCAAGCTGGCCGAGCGCATCAGCTATGTGCAGGGCGACTTTCTCGATGATTCGACTTACCGCGACATCGACAGCAAGATCAAGAGTACCGGCGCGGCGAACGCGGTGTTTTATCTCGCCACGGCGCCACGCTTTTTCAGCGAAGTGGCGCAGCGCCTTGGCGCATCGGGCCTGTTGAAAGAGACCGATGACGGGTTTCGGCGAGTGGTGATCGAAAAGCCGTTTGGCTCCAACCTGGCAAGTGCCGTCGAGCTCAATCAGTGCCTGCTCAAGGTGATGAGCGAAAAGCAGATCTACCGTATCGATCACTATCTGGGCAAAGAGACGGTGCAGAACATTCTGGTCAGCCGTTTCTCGAACGGTCTGTTCGAGTCGTTCTGGAACAATCACTACATCGACCATGTGCAGATCACTGCGGCAGAAACCGTAGGCGTTGAAACACGTGGCAGTTTTTATGAGAACACCGGCGCACTGCGCGACATGGTCCCCAACCACCTGTTTCAGCTGTTGGCGATGGTCGCGATGGAGCCGCCAGCGGCTTTCGGCGCTGACGCTGTGCGTGGCGAGAAGGCCAAAGTTGTCGGCGCGATTCGTCCGTGGAGCGAGGCGGAGGCGTTGGCCAATTCGGTGCGCGGCCAGTATGCGGAAGGGACGGCCGGGGACAAGACAGTCGTCGGCTATCGCCAGGAAGACCGCGTTGCGGCTGACAGCACAACCGAGACCTACGTGGCAATCAAGGTGATGGTCGACAATTGGCGCTGGGTCGGTGTGCCGTTCTATTTGCGCACCGGCAAACGCATGAGCGCCCGCAGCACTGAAATCGCCATGTGCTTCAAGCCCGCGCCCTATGCGCAGTTTCGCGATACCGAGGTTGACCGGCTCAAGCCCAACTACCTGCGGATTCAGATTCAGCCCAACGAAGGCATGTGGTTCGATCTGTTTGCCAAACGCCCGGGCCCGACGCTCGACATGGAAGACATTGCTTTGGGCTTCGCTTACAAGGACTTTTTCGAAATGCAGCCTTCGACCGGCTATGAAACGCTGATCTACGATTGCCTGACCGGTGATCAAACGCTGTTTCAGCGTGCCGACAACATCGAGAATGGCTGGCGTGCCGTGCAGCCGTTCCTCGATGCCTGGGCCAGACAACCGGCAGTGGAGCTGTACGCCGCCGGCAAGGACGGTCCCGACGCCGGTGAAGAGCTGTTGAGCCGCGACGGCCGTGAATGGAGAGAACTGAATGTCTGAAGCCCCATCATTGCCCGTGCAGTTTGTGATGTCCGATATCGACGGCACGTTGCTGCGTCGTGATCACAGCCTTAGCCAGGCCAATATTGACGCGATCGGGCGCCTGCGAGCGGCGGGCATCCATTTCACACTGGCCAGCAGTCGCCCGCCGAGGGCCATGCGTCAGGTGATAGAAGCATTAGGCGTCGATCTGCCGACCGTTGCGTTCAACGGCGGCACCATCACGCATGCCGATGGCAGCTTGCTGGTCGCCCATCGTATCGACCAGGCTGCAGTGCGAACCTGTCTTGACCTGTTTGCTGGCGAGAAGGTTGCCATATGGGTCTTTGCCGATGATCAGTGGCTGTTACTCGACCCGGCAGGGGATTATGTCGATCACGAGCGTGATGCCCTTGGCTACGAGTATGTCCAGGTCGA
It includes:
- the glgA gene encoding glycogen synthase GlgA, whose protein sequence is MISAAVKTQKGESFNQPVGELTHLPVFATTNLPVLQMPPASTQQTMSQVNRRKVLFVTSELADLVKTGGLGDVSAALPRAMRHLHDVRVLIPGYPQVINSGNPIHIISQLGGHAALPPCKVGRMDMKDGLVIYVLICPELYEREGTPYADSEGRDWSDNHIRFARLGLAAAEFAAGEVKSQWCPELVHAHDWPAGLAPAYMRWRGQSTPSIFTIHNLAYQGTVSTASSRELGIPDEAIHPEGMEFYGQLSFIKAGMAYASHITTVSATYAREITTPEFGCGLEGFLQSKAKKGQLSGIPNGIDESWDAATDEHLICHFAPNEWTRKEINADHVRELFELDESTGPLFAVVSRLVYQKGLDLTIGVAEHIVNSGGQIAIIGRGEPEEEEAMRELAARFPGRIGVRVGFNETDARRMFAGGDFLLMPSRYEPCGLSQMYAQRFGSLPIARNTGGLADTIEDGVTGFLFNESTVESYMEALNRAFNVFSHPELFNAMRCRAMAAPFNWHQAVEPYAELYRDLLKKNVGVSTHY
- a CDS encoding DUF6026 family protein, whose protein sequence is MGTVLPPVAPQTLYVTIRRDELRALKEGREQLQRKVAHLSGMLQQAQLSAPGAMLHA
- a CDS encoding Cof-type HAD-IIB family hydrolase → MSEAPSLPVQFVMSDIDGTLLRRDHSLSQANIDAIGRLRAAGIHFTLASSRPPRAMRQVIEALGVDLPTVAFNGGTITHADGSLLVAHRIDQAAVRTCLDLFAGEKVAIWVFADDQWLLLDPAGDYVDHERDALGYEYVQVESFEPYLDRVDKIVAASADFELLKTLEARLNPMIDGLALAARSQKYYLDVTALDANKGSALATLADYLGVELSRTAAIGDGGNDVAMFRKAGLSIAMGQGEPTVKGQADHVTDSNEQDGVARAIERYILPA
- the malQ gene encoding 4-alpha-glucanotransferase — its product is MNNEQLERLATAAGLSVHWVDANARPQTVSPDVLRKVLEALGFSAENGEAIDASLQCLQTERHAASAPPLLTVDLDSNLDMSAWFAPETPFTLHLEDGSSLDARLTASGELPALAPPGYQQLEIAGQHLTIAVAPKTCFSMAMATEADVPRGWGLTAQLYSLRRNGDGGFGDTEALETLVRAAGERGADAIGISPIHAMFANDPHRYSPYSPSSRLFLNSLYASPGAILGERAWREAIEQAGVGDEMKRLETLQLIDWPAAANAKWKALHALYEAFSKAAHPLHEDFNSFRHSGGEALENHCRFEALRAASAELGIGDNWHEWPEPFKDPRGKAVADFAASHSAQISFHAFAQWLIDRSLKRAQDAARSSGMRVGLIADLAVGADGAGSQAWSRQDELLSALTVGAPPDILKRAGQSWGISAFSPDGLKRNGFRAFIEMLRANFAHAGGLRIDHVMGLQRLWVIPMGSPPSEGAYLNFPLDDMLRLLSLESWRHKAIVLGEDLGTVPEGLSDKLIARSILGMRVLLFEQNNGQFKPILDWSDQALATTSTHDLPTLAGWLSELDIEWNARLDHIDEQRESQWREERVRESQSLRFALSQNIDDLPSDSEDPEHIIDASVRYLGQTRAPLVLLPLEDALGVEEQANLPGTIDSHPNWRRRLPGDAATLLDKPHAARRLELLSQSRLQAAERDR
- the gnd gene encoding phosphogluconate dehydrogenase (NAD(+)-dependent, decarboxylating), producing MQLGIIGLGRMGGNIARRLMLDGHTTVVYDRDEASRSALANDGATAVADLAEMVAALAKPRAIWVMLPAGAPTEDTIQMLSQVLEADDVIIDGGNTFYKDDIRRAQELTEKGLHYVDVGTSGGVWGLERGYCMMIGGEDAIVRRLDPLFATLAPGLGSIERTKGRVSDDDRAERGYIHSGPAGSGHFVKMIHNGIEYGMMQAFAEGFDLLKQKNSEHLPPEQRFDLNTADIAEVWRRGSVVSSWLLDLAADALATDPQLDAFSGSVADSGEGRWTIEAAIEQAVPVPVLSSALFARFRSRQTSSYADKMLSAMRFGFGGHKEPK
- the zwf gene encoding glucose-6-phosphate dehydrogenase; translation: MGLSRGTANQTPEVAPPTTLFLFGAHGDLVKRLLMPALYNLSRDGLVDEGLHIVGVDHNAISDADFAKKLENFIREEAAGKVASGGKEPLDPALWSKLAERISYVQGDFLDDSTYRDIDSKIKSTGAANAVFYLATAPRFFSEVAQRLGASGLLKETDDGFRRVVIEKPFGSNLASAVELNQCLLKVMSEKQIYRIDHYLGKETVQNILVSRFSNGLFESFWNNHYIDHVQITAAETVGVETRGSFYENTGALRDMVPNHLFQLLAMVAMEPPAAFGADAVRGEKAKVVGAIRPWSEAEALANSVRGQYAEGTAGDKTVVGYRQEDRVAADSTTETYVAIKVMVDNWRWVGVPFYLRTGKRMSARSTEIAMCFKPAPYAQFRDTEVDRLKPNYLRIQIQPNEGMWFDLFAKRPGPTLDMEDIALGFAYKDFFEMQPSTGYETLIYDCLTGDQTLFQRADNIENGWRAVQPFLDAWARQPAVELYAAGKDGPDAGEELLSRDGREWRELNV
- the treZ gene encoding malto-oligosyltrehalose trehalohydrolase; this encodes MPLRTDDNWRHGAVLLDSDHTRFALWAPDAEYVSVELQDGQSLAMLPQPEGWFVVDASCKAGTRYRFKINHELEVPDPASRAQAGDVHAHSVVVDPAYSWQNTEWKGRPWHEAVIYELHVGAMGGYAGVEQHLPRLVALGITAIELMPLAQFPGDRNWGYDGVLPYAPQSSYGTPEQLKHLIDTAHEHGLMVILDVVYNHFGPDGNYLGSYAKEFFRSDLHTPWGDAIDFRRPQVRDYFVDNALMWLLEYRFDGLRMDAVHAIRDETFLPAFAQRVRAQIEPSRHVWLNLENEFNQARHLDKGFDAQWDDDGHNTLHVLLTGETDAYYSDFAREPTQKLARLLSEGFVYQGEPTRHGHTRGEPSGHLPPSAFVLFLQNHDQIGNRALGERLPQLCSTEALKAATALLLLSPMIPLMFMGDEWAASEPFLFFTSHHGELADLVREGRRKEFADFAAFADPEKREHIPDPNDIKTFEASRPDFAAFDMDTDKAANHRNWLEFYTRLLALRHQEIVPRLQGARFLKTDILGDKAVSARWTLGDDSVLRIDLNLSEQAVATQPQRKARLIFSSAEKSSELSSDGILNPYTAIVSLTARDVLEEQDEQ
- a CDS encoding GNAT family N-acetyltransferase is translated as MEAPEVLVLQASYTNPVHADAIGFVLNEYSLDAMGTGRPLSADTRQQLAIELAKRPHAFSVLAFVSGEPVGLINCFEGFSTFACRPLVNIHDVAVISKYRGLGISQKMLTKVEEIARQRGCCKLTLEVLEGNEVAQGAYRKMGFDSYQLNPEMGRAMFWQKAL